The Thermus oshimai DSM 12092 genomic interval CGCCGTGCGGTGGGCCTCGTCCATGACCATGAGGGCGAAGGGCCCCACCCCGTGCGCCTTCTGGGCCTGCTCCAGCACCTCCGAGGACTGGTAGGTGGAGAGGAGCACCACGATCTCCTCGGGGTGCCGGGCCCGGATCTCCTTCAGGGCAGAGGCCAGCTCCTCCGCGCGGGTGGTAGGGGGGATGTGGAGGAGGGAGAGCTTAGAGAGGGTGTCCTCGTCCGTCCGCCCTACCCCCTGGTCCGAAACCACCGCCAGGTAGCGCAGGGGCTTCAGGGCGTTCTCCTCAAAAGCCCGCAGGGTCTGGTCCAGGAGGGCGATAGAGGGGGCGAAGAAGACCGCCACCTCCCCGGGGGAAACGAGGGCCTCGATGGCCCGGAGGGCCACCAGGGTCTTCCCCGTGCCCGGGGGCATGATGAGCTTGCCCCGGCCCCCCGCCTTCAGCTTCTCCTGGATCTTCTCCAGGGCCTCCTCCTGGTAGGGGCGGAGGGCCCTCGGCTCCTTCTTCTTCAGGGCCTCCAGGTTCTCAGGATCCAGGGAGTCGGGGTCCAGCCCGGCGAGGAGGTCCTCCTCCTTGAGAACGACCACCCGCCGGGGGAGCCCCGAAAGCTTGTTCTCCGCCTCCGTGGTCACCCCGCTCGGGGCCACAAGGAGGCCCCCTTTGAACCCATAAAGGTCCAGGCTCCCCACGAAGGTGCCCAGGGCCTTCCACCCCAAGGGCTCGTCCCAGAGCTTGACCTGGATCCCCCAGGCCTCCCCGGTTTCCTCCACCCCCACCAGGTCTATCCCCGTGTCCTTGGAGGCAAGACCCCTCTCCCGGGCCCACTCCCCCCACGGGAGCACACGGGTAAAGGTGCGGCTCCACTCGGGGTGGAGTTCCTTCAGAACCTTGCGGACAAAGCGCTCGAAGAGCTTAGGGCCCTCCTGGCCGTACTTTTGGAAGCGTTCATGTAGGAAGCCCTTTGCTGAGGGCTTTAGGGGAAAGAGTTCTTGGAACACACCGACCTCCTTTTGGGGATTCTAAACCTCATATTCGAGACCTAGGCGCTGGGCAAGTCGAGGCCCATTGAGCCAGGTGCAGGTAATAGGATCCACCTCACCAGAAGAAAGCGCTTCGTATAAAGCCTGGAGTCCCTTGACCCCATAGTGCTTCTTGAGGTAGCGTATCCGCCGGTGAAAGATATCTTCCCGACCTCTAGTCAGAGGAGCATAAGCCCGAAGCGCCGCCTCTAGTTGGGCAAGGGAGGAGGGCTGAGGAAACTTATCCTTTCGGTAACTTAGATCCTGGAGCGGGGGAGCACCCGACCTGAAACGTACATCGCTAGGGCTAGTAAGCCTTTCATGAAAATGGCTTTTGGCCCAAGCGTACCAACCGACGAGGGTACCTTCTGCTGTGTGGGCCACCGCTTTCCACTTGCGACCAATATCGAGAGCTTCCCCCAAAATCTCCATCCGTCGAGCCCTTGCAGCAAAGAAAAAGGCTTCTCGCACACGCCCTGGATCTTCCCCTGCCATGATCTTACGGTACAGGAGTTTCCCCGTACCCATGTAGATTGCCACTGCTTGAAGAAACCAAAGAAAAGCCAAAAGGGTTTCTCGGGAAACCCCTTCCAATAGGGAACCTGCTTTCACAGGAATGGCTCCTAGGTGAGCTTCCTCTTCCAGGAAGTCCCATGCAACCCCTTCGACGCCTGCTTCTTCAGAAATACGAGTCATGGAGTCTAACCACCTTTGCATTTCCTGGGTTGTCGGGAGATAGGATGGAGGAACAGGGGCAGTAAAACCTGGGGGAAGAAACGGGCTTAGCTTAAGGATATCCTCATAAACCAGGTAGGCCTGAAAGCGGATAGATCCATCCCTATCCCTAAGGTAGCGAAGGATAAAATCCCATGCCCCATCGGCTTCAGCCATCGTTTGAAGCCCTAAAGGCGCTTCCTCAGGAGGGAGGGAAACCACTTTTTGGCCTTCATGGCTACTGGGGCTAGAAACTTTTGTTTTCAAGGGAAAGATCAGAGCTGGAGAAAGGTCTTCCTCTTCCTCCTCCACATTCCCGGAAAGCTTCTCTAAACTCAGATGCTCCTTGGCTCGGGTAATGGCCACATAGAAGAGGTTCTCCTCCTCCTGGAGCTCAGGGGAAACTTTTGCGGGCGGACCCTCACCCCTAAGCCAGCGCCCTGCGCCTTTCCAGAGGAAGTCCCTCCAGAGGAGCACTCGGTCCCATTCCCGCCCCTTGGCCTTATGGGCCGTAGATAGAACAAGGGAAACCCCCTCTTCCTCAAAGGCGTGCATGGCTTTCACCCGGTCAGCCAACCCCCGGAGGTCGGGGTACTTGCGAGCTAGCTT includes:
- a CDS encoding UvrD-helicase domain-containing protein — translated: MRLSGPKGFSPTPEQEAALRRFRSGASFKLVAVAGSGKTSTLRYLAQESLRESLLYLAFNRAVREEAEIRFPRNTYVKTLHGFAHDHVVKGNRAYEQKVRRSDGKVSIADVQERLDPEDPVLAYVLRETLERFIRSTDPWPQPHHLPREWAQRKQVAEELIENILDGVWELWQAMVDENDPFPLSHDGYVRLWRERGAGDRPPSVDAVLVDEAQDLDPNFQAILQAWKGKVQLVLVGDPRQQIYAWRGAVNAMAGVNLPESQLSWSFRFGEGLARFVREVTSRQSQGPVGVVGKANWPTEVNSARPSYPFTVLTRTNLGLLEALLELGQDLPRGKAHVVGGVKEVVQLLEDLADLKEGVPRRHPHPDLLIVESWKEAWELAQVNPFLKGLLKLARKYPDLRGLADRVKAMHAFEEEGVSLVLSTAHKAKGREWDRVLLWRDFLWKGAGRWLRGEGPPAKVSPELQEEENLFYVAITRAKEHLSLEKLSGNVEEEEEDLSPALIFPLKTKVSSPSSHEGQKVVSLPPEEAPLGLQTMAEADGAWDFILRYLRDRDGSIRFQAYLVYEDILKLSPFLPPGFTAPVPPSYLPTTQEMQRWLDSMTRISEEAGVEGVAWDFLEEEAHLGAIPVKAGSLLEGVSRETLLAFLWFLQAVAIYMGTGKLLYRKIMAGEDPGRVREAFFFAARARRMEILGEALDIGRKWKAVAHTAEGTLVGWYAWAKSHFHERLTSPSDVRFRSGAPPLQDLSYRKDKFPQPSSLAQLEAALRAYAPLTRGREDIFHRRIRYLKKHYGVKGLQALYEALSSGEVDPITCTWLNGPRLAQRLGLEYEV